In Vitis vinifera cultivar Pinot Noir 40024 chromosome 11, ASM3070453v1, a genomic segment contains:
- the LOC100263394 gene encoding probable 1-deoxy-D-xylulose-5-phosphate synthase 2, chloroplastic, protein MASCSVLKGNFSPMLHSQDGFSLSRLSTSLHCKKWKLNVVASAEDHNADEDKTNPGAMSSGQQKQEKLKVKRALNFSGEKPSTSILDTINHPKHMKNLSIEELEMLADELREELVYVVSKTGGHLSASLGVAELTVALHHVFNTPDDKIIWDVGHQAYPHKILTARRSRMHTIRQTSGLAGFPKRDESVHDAFGAGHSSTSISAGLGMAVARDLLRKNNHVIAVIGDGAMTAGQAYEAMNNAGYLDSNLIIILNDNNQVSLPTATADGPAPPVGALSKALKRLQSSRKFQQLHQTAKAITERVGGQAHEIAAKVDLYLRGMINGLGACFFEELGLHYIGPVDGHNMEELVHILKVVKAIPGQGAVLIHIVTEKGKGYAPAEAAPDKMHGVVKFDPHSGKQLKSKSSTLSYTQYFAESLIAEAERDDKIVAIHAAMGGGTGLNLFQKRFPNRCFDVGIAEQHAVTFAAGLATEGLKPFCAIYSSFLQRAFDQVVHDVDLQKLPVRFAMDRAGLVGADGPTHCGAFDTTFMACLPNMVVMAPSCERELMNMVATAAAIDDRPSCFRYPRGNGIGSIIPPFNKGTPLEVGKGRVLEEGTRVAILGYGTIVQSCVAASHLLQRFGISATVVDARFCKPLDGDLIRQLAREHEVLLTVEEGSIGGFGSHVSHFLALNGLLDGTLKWRAMMLPDRYIDHGSQREQIEEAGLTSKHIAATVLALIGENKDALHQLKLK, encoded by the exons ATGGCTTCTTGTAGTGTTCTCAAAGGGAATTTCTCCCCCATGCTTCATTCTCAAGATGGGTTTTCTCTTTCGAGGTTGTCAACTTCTCTCCATTGCAAGAAGTGGAAG CTGAATGTTGTAGCAAGTGCCGAAGACCATAATGCAGATGAAGACAAGACTAATCCTGGAGCCATGAGTAGTGGTCAGCAAAAGCAAGAGAAACTGAAAGTCAAAAGGGCCCTCAATTTCTCTGGAGAAAAGCCTTCTACTTCCATCTTAGATACCATCAACCACCCAAAGCATATGAAGAATCTCTCCATTGAG GAACTGGAGATGTTGGCTGATGAACTCCGGGAAGAGCTGGTTTATGTAGTCTCAAAGACTGGTGGGCATCTCAGTGCAAGCCTAGGAGTGGCTGAGCTCACAGTTGCCCTTCATCATGTCTTCAACACCCCAGATGATAAGATCATTTGGGATGTTGGACATCAG GCATATCCGCATAAGATATTGACTGCCAGGAGATCAAGAATGCATACCATTCGACAGACTAGTGGGCTTGCTGGCTTCCCCAAGAGGGACGAGAGTGTGCATGATGCCTTTGGAGCTGGCCATAGCTCTACCAGCATTTCAGCTGGCTTAG GGATGGCAGTTGCTAGAGACTTGTTAAGGAAGAACAACCATGTGATTGCGGTGATCGGGGATGGAGCCATGACAGCAGGACAGGCATATGAGGCAATGAACAATGCAGGTTATCTCGATTCAAACCTTATCATCATCCTCAATGACAACAATCAAGTCTCTCTGCCCACTGCCACCGCTGACGGCCCTGCTCCTCCCGTTGGAGCTCTAAGCAAAGCCCTAAAGAGGCTTCAGTCCAGTAGAAAATTTCAGCAGCTCCATCAAACCGCAAAG gCCATCACCGAGCGAGTTGGAGGCCAGGCCCATGAAATTGCTGCCAAAGTAGACTTGTACCTGAGAGGGATGATCAATGGGTTAGGAGCCTGCTTCTTTGAAGAGCTTGGATTGCACTATATTGGTCCAGTGGATGGCCATAATATGGAAGAACTTGTCCATATATTGAAGGTGGTTAAGGCCATTCCTGGGCAGGGAGCTGTTCTAATCCATATTGTTACTGAGAAAGGAAAAGGATATGCTCCTGCTGAAGCTGCCCCTGATAAGATGCATG GCGTCGTTAAATTCGATCCCCATTCAGGAAAACAGTTGAAGTCGAAATCGAGCACACTCTCATACACCCAATACTTTGCAGAGTCTTTGATTGCAGAAGCAGAAAGAGATGACAAGATTGTAGCAATCCATGCTGCAATGGGGGGAGGCACTGGACTTAATCTATTCCAGAAACGCTTCCCCAATAGATGCTTTGATGTTGGGATTGCAGAGCAACATGCTGTCACCTTTGCTGCTGGTCTAGCTACTGAAGGCCTCAAGCCTTTTTGTGCtatttattcttcttttctGCAAAGAGCTTTTGATCAGGTAGTTCATGATGTGGATCTTCAAAAGCTTCCAGTGAGATTTGCAATGGACAGGGCTGGCCTTGTTGGTGCGGATGGTCCGACCCATTGCGGGGCCTTTGACACTACTTTCATGGCTTGTTTACCTAACATGGTGGTCATGGCCCCTTCGTGTGAACGCGAGCTCATGAACATGGTGGCCACAGCTGCAGCCATTGACGACAGACCCAGTTGCTTTAGGTACCCTAGAGGAAACGGCATTGGTTCTATTATCCCTCCCTTCAACAAAGGGACACCTTTAGAG GTTGGTAAGGGAAGGGTGCTGGAGGAGGGAACCAGGGTGGCTATACTGGGCTATGGCACAATTGTACAAAGCTGTGTGGCAGCATCACATCTACTTCAAAGGTTCGGCATATCAGCAACAGTGGTCGATGCACGATTCTGCAAGCCTCTTGATGGAGATTTGATCAGGCAGCTGGCTCGAGAGCATGAGGTCCTCCTCACTGTTGAAGAAGGATCCATTGGAGGTTTTGGCTCTCACGTCTCCCATTTCTTGGCCTTGAATGGATTGCTGGATGGAACTCTTAAG TGGAGGGCTATGATGCTACCCGATAGATACATCGATCATGGATCACAGAGGGAGCAGATTGAGGAGGCTGGGCTGACCTCGAAGCACATTGCGGCCACAGTTTTAGCTTTAATAGGTGAAAACAAGGATGCCCTTCACCAActcaaattaaaatag
- the LOC100256457 gene encoding xyloglucan endotransglucosylase protein 7, translating to MPTKCSIIPPQLKYHFQVSVTYSMASSPFSSSSLLGLVVYMFCSLMAASAGNFYQEFDITWGNDRAKLLDKGQLLTLSLDRASGSGFKSKNEYLFGKIDMQLKLVPGNSAGTVTAYYFSSLGSTHDEIDFEFLGNLSGDPYILHTNVFSQGKGNREQQFYLWFDPTANFHTYSVLWNPHNILFSVDGTPIRVFKNLEAMGIPFPKKQPMRIYSSLWNADDWATRGGLVKTDWSQAPFTASYRNFDASNACVWSSGASSCSSKSPSSSNSPWMKHELDSTSQARLRWVQKNYMIYNYCTDTKRFPQSPPPECA from the exons ATGCCAACAAAATGCTCAATTATCCCACCCCAACTAAAATACCACTTCCAAGTCTCAGTCACTTATTCAATggcttcttctcctttttcttcatcttctctATTGGGGTTGGTTGTATACATGTTTTGCTCTCTCATGGCTGCCTCTGCTGGCAATTTTTACCAAGAGTTTGACATCACTTGGGGAAATGACCGTGCTAAGCTGCTTGACAAGGGCCAGCTCCTCACTCTCTCCTTGGACAGAGCATCTGGCTCAGGGTTCAAGTCCAAGAATGAGTATTTGTTTGGAAAGATCGATATGCAGCTTAAGCTTGTCCCTGGCAACTCTGCAGGCACGGTCACCGCCTACTAT TTTTCGTCACTAGGGTCAACCCATGATGAGATAGACTTTGAATTCTTGGGGAACCTCAGTGGTGATCCTTACATTCTTCACACCAATGTGTTCAGCCAAGGGAAGGGCAACAGAGAGCAACAGTTCTACCTCTGGTTCGATCCCACTGCCAACTTTCACACATATTCCGTCCTCTGGAATCCCCATAACATCCT ATTCTCAGTGGATGGCACACCCATTAGAGTGTTCAAGAACCTGGAGGCCATGGGAATTCCATTCCCAAAGAAGCAGCCCATGAGGATATACTCCAGTCTCTGGAATGCAGATGACTGGGCTACAAGAGGTGGACTCGTAAAAACAGACTGGTCCCAAGCACCCTTCACTGCCTCCTACAGGAACTTTGATGCCAGTAATGCCTGTGTGTGGTCTTCAGGAGCATCCTCATGCAGTTCCAAGTCTCCATCCTCCAGCAACAGTCCATGGATGAAACATGAGCTGGACTCCACCAGCCAGGCAAGGCTGAGGTGGGTGCAGAAGAATTACATGATCTACAACTACTGCACTGACACTAAGCGCTTCCCACAAAGCCCTCCCCCTGAATGTGCTTAA